One genomic window of Mucilaginibacter sp. SJ includes the following:
- a CDS encoding vWA domain-containing protein, with protein sequence MYFLYPAFLFALLSLAIPIVIHLFNFRRYKKVYFSNVQFLKEVQEQQASRRNLKERLILASRLLTLLFLIVAFARPFIPGAQNANAGKRQVVSVFVDNSYSMETLNREGSLLDEAKRRAKEIASAYNINDRFQLLTQDFEGKHQRLLSRDEFNDAIDAVKISPQSRNLQQVINRQENLLGNQAGTIKSVFIISDFQKNKNDKPIKADSNISINLVQLKAGNLPNVAVDSVWLLSAVHRPGESEKLVVRLHNYAAEKAEKIPLKVLINGEQKALASVSINAREIQSDTLSFSGLKAGWQRGEVQLQDNPVTFDNQFYFSFNVKQQMPVLLIDGGTPNLYLKAVFASDAFFGATRVADGNVDYAALNTYPIIIISDVKTIATGLAQQLKTYVAKGGTLVVFPSAEADLTNYKTFLSSLNTGYPEKLITQDVKVASINRQSQVFKNVFENFPQNPDLPLVKKHYQLSKSGAKQESLMSLATGEPFWEGYNSGKGNVYICAVPLNEEFSNLSRHALFVPVLFRMALLSGHDQLLFYTLGADESFEMQPVQTTEKQLLKLSKGDQNIIPDVKQQEGTTLLYVSDQLREPGIYSLKKQDSTLAALAFNDNRAESDMSYFTATDLEKLLPNAKPLLTAGNSSLKSVVAESNFGTQLWKLCIILALIFLLAEILLIRFYKPDQQAVIQAG encoded by the coding sequence ATGTATTTTTTATATCCTGCTTTTTTATTCGCGTTGCTAAGCCTGGCTATCCCGATTGTGATCCATCTGTTCAATTTTCGCAGATACAAGAAGGTTTATTTTAGCAATGTCCAGTTTTTAAAAGAAGTGCAGGAGCAGCAGGCATCGCGTCGTAATTTAAAAGAACGATTGATATTGGCTTCGCGCCTGCTTACTTTGTTATTTCTGATAGTGGCATTTGCCCGCCCGTTTATTCCAGGCGCTCAAAATGCTAATGCGGGTAAACGGCAGGTGGTCAGTGTTTTTGTGGATAATTCCTACTCCATGGAAACCCTTAACCGCGAGGGCTCATTACTTGATGAAGCTAAACGCCGCGCTAAGGAAATTGCTTCGGCTTATAATATAAACGACCGTTTTCAACTACTCACACAGGATTTTGAGGGTAAACATCAACGATTGCTTAGTCGCGATGAGTTTAATGACGCTATAGACGCAGTTAAGATAAGTCCGCAAAGCAGGAACCTGCAGCAGGTGATCAACAGGCAGGAAAACTTGCTGGGAAATCAAGCAGGGACCATTAAGTCGGTATTCATTATTTCAGATTTTCAAAAAAATAAAAATGATAAACCGATTAAGGCTGATAGCAATATTTCCATTAACCTTGTTCAGCTCAAGGCCGGAAACCTGCCCAATGTGGCGGTTGATTCGGTTTGGCTGCTTAGCGCTGTGCACCGCCCGGGCGAAAGTGAAAAACTGGTTGTACGCCTGCACAATTATGCAGCAGAAAAGGCTGAGAAAATTCCGCTCAAAGTCCTGATCAATGGCGAACAAAAGGCGCTTGCCAGTGTCAGCATCAATGCCCGTGAAATCCAAAGCGATACCTTATCATTTTCGGGTTTAAAAGCCGGATGGCAGCGAGGCGAGGTTCAGCTACAGGATAACCCGGTTACATTTGATAACCAGTTTTACTTCAGCTTTAATGTAAAACAGCAAATGCCCGTTTTACTAATTGACGGAGGTACGCCTAATCTTTACTTAAAAGCTGTTTTTGCGTCTGATGCTTTTTTTGGCGCAACCCGGGTAGCCGATGGCAATGTTGATTACGCAGCACTTAATACCTATCCCATAATTATTATCAGTGATGTTAAAACTATAGCTACCGGCCTGGCACAACAGCTGAAAACTTATGTGGCAAAAGGAGGGACACTGGTTGTATTCCCGTCGGCCGAGGCTGATTTAACAAATTATAAAACCTTTTTATCGTCCTTAAACACAGGTTATCCCGAAAAACTGATAACCCAGGACGTAAAAGTAGCTTCGATCAACAGGCAGAGTCAGGTATTTAAGAATGTATTTGAAAACTTTCCGCAAAACCCCGATCTGCCCTTGGTGAAAAAACATTACCAACTAAGCAAGAGCGGTGCTAAACAGGAAAGTCTCATGAGCCTTGCTACCGGCGAACCTTTTTGGGAAGGTTATAACAGCGGAAAGGGAAATGTATATATATGTGCTGTACCACTCAATGAAGAATTTAGCAATTTGTCCAGGCATGCACTGTTTGTGCCGGTACTTTTTAGAATGGCCTTGTTAAGCGGACATGACCAACTGTTGTTTTATACCCTTGGTGCTGACGAAAGCTTTGAAATGCAACCGGTGCAAACTACCGAAAAGCAGCTGCTTAAACTTAGCAAAGGCGATCAAAATATCATCCCCGATGTAAAACAGCAGGAGGGGACTACGTTGTTATATGTTTCCGATCAGTTACGTGAACCCGGAATTTATTCGTTGAAGAAACAGGACAGCACATTAGCTGCGCTTGCTTTTAATGATAACCGGGCCGAATCAGACATGAGTTATTTTACAGCAACCGATCTTGAAAAATTATTGCCAAATGCAAAACCCTTATTAACAGCAGGAAACAGTTCATTAAAAAGCGTTGTTGCCGAATCAAATTTTGGCACACAATTATGGAAACTTTGTATAATTTTGGCGTTGATCTTCCTGCTTGCAGAAATATTGTTAATCAGATTTTATAAACCTGATCAACAGGCCGTTATTCAGGCGGGATAG
- a CDS encoding dihydroorotase, translating into MNLLIKSATILDPGSSFHQQVADILIENGVITRIADDIDADAELFDAEGKYVSPGFFDLNCNIGELGMETKEDLRSGTIAAAAGGFTGIALMPNSQPPVHSKSEVEYLLNRSKSNLVDVYPLGTISQKREGKDLAEMYDMYQSGAKAFTDGNRPVQDAGLMERALLYAQGFDALVFSYPEDTAIAGKAKVNEGEISTLLGMKGIPSLAEELMVARDLYLAEYTVSRIHFTTISTARSVELIREAKRKGIEVTCDVAAHHLVLTDEALLGFDSLYKVKPPLRTADDVAALVKGLKDGTIDAIVSQHTPHEIEFKDVEFEVAEYGMVGLQTAFALALKAGLPVELIIEKLAINPREILGVELPVIAEGENANLVIFDTDTEWEYTAANNKSKSANSPYIGQRLKGKVLLTYNNQQIFK; encoded by the coding sequence ATGAATTTGCTTATCAAATCAGCCACTATTCTTGATCCCGGATCATCCTTTCATCAACAAGTTGCCGATATTTTAATTGAAAATGGCGTTATTACCCGCATAGCCGACGATATTGATGCCGATGCCGAACTGTTTGATGCAGAAGGTAAATATGTTTCGCCCGGCTTTTTCGATCTTAACTGCAACATAGGCGAATTGGGTATGGAAACTAAAGAAGACCTTCGGTCTGGTACCATCGCTGCCGCCGCCGGTGGTTTTACCGGCATAGCGCTGATGCCTAACAGCCAGCCGCCTGTACACTCCAAATCAGAGGTGGAGTACTTGCTTAACCGGTCGAAAAGTAACTTGGTTGATGTTTATCCTTTAGGTACCATATCGCAAAAACGCGAAGGAAAAGACCTTGCCGAAATGTACGATATGTATCAAAGCGGCGCTAAAGCTTTTACAGACGGCAACCGGCCCGTACAGGATGCCGGTTTAATGGAAAGGGCCTTACTGTATGCACAGGGCTTTGATGCTTTGGTTTTCTCTTACCCGGAAGATACAGCAATAGCTGGTAAAGCAAAAGTTAATGAGGGCGAGATCAGTACGCTACTGGGTATGAAGGGAATTCCATCTCTCGCCGAAGAACTGATGGTTGCGCGCGATCTTTATCTTGCGGAGTACACTGTATCACGCATCCATTTTACAACCATATCAACGGCCCGTTCGGTCGAGCTGATCCGTGAAGCTAAACGCAAAGGTATTGAAGTTACCTGCGATGTTGCCGCACACCATTTGGTGCTAACCGATGAAGCCCTTTTAGGCTTCGACAGCTTATATAAAGTTAAACCACCACTGCGCACAGCCGACGATGTTGCCGCGTTGGTAAAAGGTTTAAAAGATGGCACGATCGATGCCATAGTATCACAGCATACCCCGCACGAAATTGAATTTAAAGATGTGGAGTTTGAGGTTGCCGAATATGGCATGGTGGGCTTGCAAACGGCCTTTGCGCTGGCTTTAAAGGCGGGCTTACCGGTTGAACTGATAATTGAAAAACTGGCCATCAATCCACGTGAAATATTAGGCGTGGAATTGCCGGTTATTGCTGAGGGAGAAAATGCTAACCTCGTAATTTTCGATACAGATACTGAATGGGAATATACCGCAGCTAATAATAAATCTAAATCTGCAAACTCGCCTTATATCGGGCAGCGTTTAAAAGGTAAAGTACTGTTAACTTACAACAATCAACAAATCTTTAAATAA
- a CDS encoding DUF4199 domain-containing protein, which yields MSEETDKKIKKQGLIKGVFLGLVISAISIIYFYFMISLAKSAVVITFGSIVFSYLLPLSAAALFSLSLRTKIGGLWTMRQAGTGIFIMFFISYLMVFVIKDQLFAKVIEPNMVQKTEAAMVNALNKLKEETTKPEEKKEADAKIVEMKKAFDAEGTVTIGQQIQSLGISIIFLFVLSIIFAAFFKREPAGAVS from the coding sequence ATGAGTGAAGAGACAGATAAAAAGATAAAGAAACAAGGATTGATCAAAGGAGTATTCTTAGGGCTGGTAATTTCAGCTATAAGCATTATTTACTTTTACTTTATGATTTCGTTAGCTAAATCGGCAGTGGTAATTACTTTTGGCTCAATAGTGTTTTCATACCTGCTCCCTTTGAGTGCCGCAGCTTTATTTTCACTGAGCCTGCGAACCAAAATAGGAGGCTTATGGACCATGCGGCAGGCTGGCACCGGGATTTTTATTATGTTCTTTATATCGTATCTAATGGTTTTTGTTATTAAAGATCAGCTGTTTGCGAAAGTGATTGAGCCCAACATGGTTCAAAAAACGGAGGCGGCCATGGTTAACGCGCTTAACAAACTGAAGGAAGAAACCACAAAGCCGGAGGAAAAGAAAGAAGCTGACGCAAAAATAGTGGAAATGAAAAAAGCTTTTGATGCCGAAGGGACGGTTACCATCGGTCAGCAAATTCAGTCGTTAGGGATAAGCATTATATTTTTGTTTGTTTTATCGATAATTTTTGCAGCTTTCTTTAAGCGGGAACCAGCGGGAGCTGTTTCCTGA
- a CDS encoding DUF4199 domain-containing protein — protein MEVKKASPSQPALKWALINLVTSIVITYAFQFLDLDPNSSLKYLSFLPFIAFLLLTQKEYKDQLGGYITYGEGFLSGFLYAIFTGVFVAVFTYVYYAILSPEMVNKALTASRAQMEAKGNLSQDQIDNALSMVSKYFAVIATVSVMFIYAIFGAIVSLISAAVFKNERSPFDTASDNYEGPKPTDPAV, from the coding sequence ATGGAAGTAAAAAAAGCGAGCCCGTCGCAACCAGCCCTGAAATGGGCGTTAATAAACCTGGTAACTTCAATAGTTATAACTTACGCATTTCAGTTTCTGGATCTTGACCCCAACTCATCCCTTAAATACCTGAGCTTTTTGCCCTTTATCGCTTTTTTGCTGTTAACGCAAAAAGAATACAAAGATCAACTGGGCGGATATATTACTTATGGGGAAGGCTTTTTATCCGGTTTTTTATATGCGATTTTTACAGGAGTTTTCGTTGCGGTATTCACTTATGTGTATTATGCGATATTAAGTCCGGAAATGGTTAATAAAGCCCTAACTGCCTCTCGAGCGCAAATGGAAGCAAAAGGAAACCTGTCGCAAGACCAAATAGACAACGCCTTAAGTATGGTGAGTAAATATTTTGCGGTTATCGCCACAGTAAGTGTAATGTTTATATACGCTATTTTCGGCGCTATAGTGAGCCTGATCTCGGCAGCGGTATTCAAAAATGAAAGATCACCCTTTGACACCGCTTCCGATAATTACGAAGGCCCGAAACCAACTGATCCGGCGGTATAA
- the rseP gene encoding RIP metalloprotease RseP, producing the protein MSIVIMVGQLILGLSILIILHELGHFLAARAFGIKVEKFYLFFDAWNVSLFKFTYKGVEYGIGWLPLGGYVKIAGMIDESMDTEQMAGPPQPWEFRSKPAWQRLIVMLGGVTVNIILGILIFWVLTMRFGDSYIPNSAAKYGIVPGEVGKKIGLQIGDKVVAINGKPFERFDDLTSPQVLLDNTVFTVLRGTQTLQISIPRTILNDLNDHDIEGFISRLPRAKFMVDSLDPGSNAVKAGLKKGDSIVMANNHPIVFWDELQAQLSANKGKQVELGIRRNHELVTLKVQVTPEGKLGFYRAKTDFPDIKTIKYGFFEAFPIGAQRAWGTFRDNAKGIGKIFRGDVNPGKAVSGPVAIANLFGGTVDWVHFWTLVGFLSMVLALMNLLPIPALDGGHAVFLIIEMIKGKPLSDKFLERAQIVGFVILVTLMVFVFGNDIVKLVMKK; encoded by the coding sequence ATGAGTATAGTGATCATGGTGGGCCAGCTTATACTGGGCCTTTCAATTTTAATAATTCTGCATGAACTGGGGCATTTCCTGGCAGCGCGCGCCTTTGGCATTAAGGTAGAAAAATTCTACCTGTTTTTTGATGCCTGGAACGTGAGCCTGTTTAAATTTACATATAAAGGTGTTGAATATGGCATTGGCTGGTTACCGCTTGGTGGCTACGTTAAAATAGCCGGTATGATTGATGAGTCGATGGATACCGAGCAAATGGCTGGTCCGCCGCAACCATGGGAATTTCGTTCAAAACCAGCCTGGCAACGTCTTATTGTGATGCTTGGTGGGGTTACAGTGAATATCATATTGGGTATTTTAATATTCTGGGTGTTAACGATGCGTTTTGGTGATAGCTATATCCCTAATTCGGCTGCCAAATATGGTATTGTACCAGGCGAAGTTGGTAAAAAGATAGGGCTTCAAATTGGCGATAAGGTAGTTGCCATCAATGGTAAGCCCTTTGAGCGCTTTGATGACCTTACAAGCCCGCAGGTGCTATTGGATAACACTGTATTCACCGTATTACGCGGCACTCAAACTTTGCAGATCAGCATCCCCCGCACTATCCTGAACGATCTGAACGACCACGATATAGAAGGTTTTATCAGCCGCCTGCCACGTGCCAAATTTATGGTAGATTCATTGGACCCGGGAAGCAATGCTGTGAAAGCAGGTTTAAAAAAGGGCGACAGCATTGTAATGGCCAACAACCATCCGATTGTATTTTGGGACGAATTACAGGCCCAGCTGTCAGCCAATAAAGGTAAACAGGTTGAACTTGGTATAAGACGTAATCATGAACTGGTTACTTTGAAGGTCCAGGTTACACCCGAGGGCAAACTGGGCTTTTACCGTGCAAAAACTGATTTCCCGGATATCAAAACAATAAAGTATGGCTTTTTTGAAGCCTTCCCGATTGGAGCGCAAAGAGCCTGGGGAACTTTCAGGGACAACGCAAAAGGTATTGGTAAAATATTCAGGGGCGATGTTAACCCGGGCAAAGCGGTAAGCGGACCGGTTGCCATAGCGAACCTGTTTGGCGGTACTGTTGATTGGGTTCACTTTTGGACATTGGTAGGCTTCCTTTCAATGGTATTGGCGTTGATGAACCTGTTGCCTATCCCGGCGCTTGACGGCGGCCACGCGGTATTCCTGATCATTGAAATGATTAAAGGCAAACCATTGAGCGATAAGTTCCTTGAACGCGCCCAGATTGTAGGCTTTGTAATTTTAGTTACCCTGATGGTATTTGTTTTTGGTAACGATATCGTGAAGCTGGTAATGAAGAAGTGA